The region GGAAATTTCAACAGTAATTTTTTCATAAAAGACAATGAAATTGGAAATACAGGAGGTTATTTCCATATTGATATTGACGACTCTAATATCGATGTGAATAAATATATCAGAACTAATAATTTAATAGGTAATACAACAACTGATATAGGATTTGCAATTTTTTCAATCACAAATAGAGATACAATTATTGACAAAACATTTTATATTCCAAAAAAAGCTTATATAAAAGTAAATTTAAACAACTTTACACCTTTGCAATCTGACGATTATTTTGAAGTGCAAACATTATATCCATTTGGTCCTAAAATTGGAGTAAATACTTTTCTGAATTCAGAATATTCAACAGGTTTTAGTGGATATGGAAATTGGCGAGCAACTAACAATAATAATTTACTGAATGTATTCGTAGCAGAAGGAGAAAACAACGTAATAAGAATTTTAAGAAGAAAAAATGGTGTAAATACAAGTGAAGACATTTCAATATTCATTCCTCAAAATAATACAATAGAATTAACTTATGATTTTTAAAAAAAACATCGCACAACAGCGTTAACTGTTGCACAACTAGACTTTTTTAAAAATAGTTTCAAAAACATAAAATTTCAACCTCGTTTAAGCACTTTTAAGCGAGGTTTGTTTTTTAAAATTGTAGATAAACTTGCTTGTTATTTAAAACAACAAAGTCTCTTACTTGCAAGCTTTTTACTATTTTTGTTTGGAAGTCGGTCAGGTTTTTTCATAGGCTGATATTGTATACTATTTTTCAGAACATCAACTTACAATACACATTTTGAATTGGATCATTAAAAGTACCCAAAAACTTTATTGCCACACCAACTTGAATAATCTATTAAATTCATGGATAGATATTTCTGAATTTAATTGGGTAATGTCTGACTTGGATGTAATTAATTTTTCAAAAGAAAAATTACCAATTGATTTCCGAGAAAATTATTCAATTGTTAGTCCGGAAAATTTCAAAAGAATAATTGAAACGGATATTCAAATCATTTGGGGTGTCATTTCTGCAGTTAGAAAAAGTGAAATACCAAAATTGGACAAAAAGTACTTTCCTCATGTTGAAGGAAATAATCAAGTTTGGGAAAATGACAAGTTTCAAGTGGAAAATGCAGTATTTGAAATAACAGCTTGGGACAGTTCATATACGATAGTTAAATTTAAAGATTCTGAATTATCTAAAAAGTTCAAAGCAGCGTTTGATGAAGTTATAGAATTGGAAAAATTTAAAAGTTAAAACACCGTTAAAGAGCCGAAGCCGTTGACCACCCACCAAAAAATAATTGATTATACTACTTCCAAAGAATCCTCTTTTAAAGCAATTAAAAAGCGGTTTGTTTTTAATAGTATTACGTATACCTTTGAAATTGTGTAGCGTAAAAGAATGTTGTTAAGAAATTTACTTATATTTGTTTGTAGACTTTTGAAGTTTTTTCACCGGCTGTCGTTGTACGTCATATTACAAAACTAAAATGAACCAAAGAATAAAATTGAATTTTTTACTACTCTTATTGTCTCTTAACGTTTCTTGTGTTGAAAATAAATCAACTGAAAAAGAACCAAATAAATCAGGGTTGCTTGCGATTTCAAAAACCGATACCTTGAAATTTACATCTGGAATACGTGCTATCTTTCAAGACAGTAAAGGTAATTATTGGTTGGGAAGTCATAAAGAAGGCGTAAGTTTTTATGACGGAAACTCATTTGAATACTTTACTATAAATGAAGGTTTATCTGATAATCAAATTCGTTCAATAGAAGAAGACGAGAATGGAAATATTTGGTTTGGAACTGCCAATGGAATAAGTGTATTCGATAAAGAGAAGTTTACTAATTATCCGTCTAAAACTAGTAATCCTTTATTGGATTGGCATAATACAAAAGGAAATTTGTGGTTTAATGCGGGTCCGGAAGAAGGAATTAATCGTTTTGATGGAGTAAATATGAATTATTTGATTTTTCCAAAACCGCAAAATAAAAATCTTTATAATTCTTATGGTGTTACAGGTATTTCAAAAGACAAAGAGGGTAAGGTTTGGATTGCAACTTATGCAGCACTATTTTGTTATGATGGTAAAATGGTAACTATCTTTGATGCTCAAAAATTAAAGCTAAAGGATAATGAACAATTGCATATAAGAAGTGTATTAGCCGATTCAAAAGGGCGAATTTGGATAGGGAATAATGGAATTGGCGTTTTGCTGATGGAAGATAATTCCATCTTTAATTTTTCAGAAAAAAATAATTTAATTCATCCTACTAGTACAAGAAGCGGTGGTAATAAATCACTACCAGGTACGCTTGAACATCCTTTTACTATTGAAGAAGATTCGGAAGGTAATATTTGGTTTGGAGATTTGTATACAGGTGCTTGGAAATATGACGGTAAAACGTTAACTAATTATACAATTAGCAACAATCCATCTAAACCAATGATTTGGACTATTTATAAAGACAACAAAAACAACTTGCTTTTTGGAATGGCTGATGGAACTATTTTTAAATTTAATGGTGCAACATTTGAAAAGCAATTTTAAGCAATACTAATTCACAATAGTCGTGAGAGTTATACCGCCTTCATTTTATAAAATCATTCTACAAAACACTTAAAATCTAACCGCTTTTACAATACTTTTAAGTGATAATTTTTTTATTAGTTAAACGATTAAGTTTAGAAATTAAATAGTATAATAAAATATTTTTGTGAATTTTTACTTATATTTGTTTAAAAGTTTATAAAGTTTTTTTATTCTAACAGTAGGGGGTTAGGCTAATTGGACTTTTAAATTAAAATAACAAATTAATTAGTTATAATGAAACAGCTCCATTTTTTTACGGTACTTTTTGCAATTCTTGTTGGATTTTCCGCCATTGCTCAGAAAAAATTACCAATTATCAAAGCGAATTCCACAAGCGTAGATATTAAGGAAGATACTAACTTAAGAAAAAATGCTTGGCGAATTGTACCTGAAGAAAAACTAGATGTTTATACAACTTCTGCTAAAAAAGTTACTTTTTATACAGACATAGATTCTATTTCCTTTTCAATTGAACCGAATAAGCAATACGATTTTATTATTTTATTAAATGGTAAGGATTCTGCACGGACACAAATAAAATATAAACCTTCCCGATTAGACATATTGAAAGGCGCAGAAAAATACAATTATTCAGATAATCGTTTTATTCCTAAGTTTAACTATCAATCCAAACAAGACCCGAATTTAATAAAAATTAGGAAAGACCTAAAGTTAGATTCTATTGCTGGAAAAGGAAATGAGCTTTCACAAATTTTTAATCTACTGCATTGGGTTCATAATCTTGTAAAACATGACGGTAGTTCTACTAATCCTACGTTAAAAAATGCAATAGATTTAATCAAAATTTGTAAAGTAGAACGTAGGGGAGTAAATTGTAGAATGTTGGCAACAATTTTAAATGAGTGTTACTTATCAATGGGAATAAATTCAAGATATGTAACTTGTATGCCTAAGGAAACCGAGTTTGACGATTGTCATGTTATTACTATGGTTTATAGCAAAGATTTAAAAAAATGGATTTGGATTGATCCTACTTTTGATGCTTATGTTATGGATGAAAAAGGTAATTTATTAGGATTATTAGAGGTTAGGGAAAGACTTATAAAAGGACAACCATTAGTGCTTAATGCAGACGCTAATTGGAATAGGGAAATTTTGCAGTCCAAAGAAGATTATCTTGAAAATTATATGGCTAAAAATTTGTACCGCTTCCAAACACCACTTATAAGTGAATACGATACAGAAACTTGGAAAAGCGGAAAAGTAGTAACCTATGTGGAACTATTGCCATTGGATGGTATAGAACAAACACCACAGAAGTTAGAACAATTAAATAATTCAACAGGAGTAAAATTTGTGTATTATAAAACAAATAACCCAAATCTTTTCTGGACAATCCCAGAATAAAAGTTTACTCAACAAAAAGGAAACTATTGTAGATATCCATTTATACAGAATAATTCCAAAAGCTTAGAAGTCAGGCTCTTTAAAACCGTTTTACTGACGGTTTTTTTGTTGTATTTGTTAAATAGAGGCTTGTTTTACAGATAAATAGGATGAGAATTTGCTTTTAAAATAGGGACAATATAATATAGGAATTGAAGAATGTGTTATATATAAGGCATCTAGCATACTAATACAATGATTAAATAGATTAGTCAATACAAAATCCGTGTGTTTGAAAGGTTTTTATACAAGCGCATATAGTCTTTTTAAATGGTAGATTAAATTTTAACACT is a window of Flavobacterium indicum GPTSA100-9 = DSM 17447 DNA encoding:
- a CDS encoding ligand-binding sensor domain-containing protein → MNQRIKLNFLLLLLSLNVSCVENKSTEKEPNKSGLLAISKTDTLKFTSGIRAIFQDSKGNYWLGSHKEGVSFYDGNSFEYFTINEGLSDNQIRSIEEDENGNIWFGTANGISVFDKEKFTNYPSKTSNPLLDWHNTKGNLWFNAGPEEGINRFDGVNMNYLIFPKPQNKNLYNSYGVTGISKDKEGKVWIATYAALFCYDGKMVTIFDAQKLKLKDNEQLHIRSVLADSKGRIWIGNNGIGVLLMEDNSIFNFSEKNNLIHPTSTRSGGNKSLPGTLEHPFTIEEDSEGNIWFGDLYTGAWKYDGKTLTNYTISNNPSKPMIWTIYKDNKNNLLFGMADGTIFKFNGATFEKQF
- a CDS encoding transglutaminase-like domain-containing protein; amino-acid sequence: MKQLHFFTVLFAILVGFSAIAQKKLPIIKANSTSVDIKEDTNLRKNAWRIVPEEKLDVYTTSAKKVTFYTDIDSISFSIEPNKQYDFIILLNGKDSARTQIKYKPSRLDILKGAEKYNYSDNRFIPKFNYQSKQDPNLIKIRKDLKLDSIAGKGNELSQIFNLLHWVHNLVKHDGSSTNPTLKNAIDLIKICKVERRGVNCRMLATILNECYLSMGINSRYVTCMPKETEFDDCHVITMVYSKDLKKWIWIDPTFDAYVMDEKGNLLGLLEVRERLIKGQPLVLNADANWNREILQSKEDYLENYMAKNLYRFQTPLISEYDTETWKSGKVVTYVELLPLDGIEQTPQKLEQLNNSTGVKFVYYKTNNPNLFWTIPE